TTCCCCCTAATTAATAATATACTATGCCGTTTGCAAAAAATATAATATCTATCGTATTTTATGCAAAGAGTATTTCTCTATAGAAACCATGAATAGCAGTATGTTTAATAAAGGCGAATTAGGATACTGGAAGAAAACACTATGCAACTTTTTTGCAAGTGGTTTTTACTCAGGATACATTCCCTTTGCCCCAGGAACTTGGGGAACGGTAGTGGGTTTAATCCTAGCAATATTTGCGCATACATTATGCCCAGGTTTTTGGCAAAGTGCTTACGCCGCTTTTTTCGTGGCCGTTTTTATTGCATTTTCGATTCTTGTTTCCGATAGGGCATGTCAATACCAACTCTACTTAAACGAGAACAAGGCTAAGGATCCGAAACAAGTTGTCATTGATGAGATTGCTGGCTATTTTGTAGCCATTCTGTTTGTCGAAGTCTCAACAGCTATTTTTATCGCGGCTTTTCTGCTCTTTCGCCTATTCGACATAGGCAAGCCACCGCCAATTCGCCAACTGGAACGCTTAGGGGGTGGTTTGGGAATAACTTTAGATGACGTCGTAGCCGGCATATTCACCAATATAGCAATTCGCATAATTGTGTATGGGTTTCTATGAATATGAAGAAGACGCTTGCGTTGTTAATCGGATTTTATTTTGCCATTGCGCTGCCCGACGTTTCCAATGCGGCCCCGGCTCTGGATGGAGATAAGTTAGTAAAAGCCGCAGTCGACTATTGGAGAGACAGATCCTCATATTCCGAATCAAAAATGACAATTCATCGCCCACGCTGGGAACGCGAGATGAGCGTCAAGGTATGGACTGAAGGAGATGATAACGCCTTGGTTAGATTTACCGCACCAGCGAAAGACGCAGGAAATGCTTCGCTTACGCGGGGAAACCAAATGTGGCTCTTTACGCCAAATATCAACAAGATTGTGCGAGTTCCACCTAGCATGATGCACCAGAGCTGGATGGGCTCAGATTTTTCGTATAACGATTTGGCAAAAGCCGATGACATTATCGAGCACTACGATCACAAAATAGTTGCGACAACACGACTAGACGACAAGATCGTCTACACTGTAGAATCTCATCCGCACGAATCTGCCCCAGTTGTCTGGGGCAAGGAAATACTGCTGATCCGCGAAGATTTCATCATTCTCGAGCATGCCTTTTACGATCAAGATGGCCGCCTTACAAAAAAACTTAGAGCTGCAGAAATCAAGCCGTTAGATGGCAAACTGTATGCGACTGTAATAGTTATGGAACAGATCGAGAAAGCCGATACTTGGACGCGTATCGAAACTAGCACTGCACGGTTTGGCGTCGAAATACCCGATGTATTTTTCACTCTCTCAAACTTGCGACATCCTCGCCAGTAGCGCAAAATATTACTATGCTTACTATTATAAAAATGGCATGGCGAAATATTTGGCGAAACCCGAGGCGCACTCTCCTTACAATACTTGGAATGGTAGTCGCTGCTACCACTTTAGTATTCTTCGTTGGATTACAGCTTAGCTCCTGGACCGCTGCTATAAACGCGGCTGTTAGCATATACCATGGTCACTTGCAGATCCAGGCACGCGGCTATCTGGAATCACCAAGCATGGAACTAACAATTGAGAATCCAAATGACGTCAGTTCAATTGTTAGGACTATTCCCAACATCGTGGCTACCTCTGTGCGCGCACACGGCTTTGCACTAGTTTCGTCCGCGAAGCGAAGCTACGGTGTTCAGCTTAACGGCGTAGAAGCAACTAGGGAGCCTGTTTTATCCACCATCCCCAAGCAAATCGTTTCGGGTAGATATCTGCAAGAAGGCGACTACAATACCATTGTCATCGGTGCAGTATTGGCGCGCAATCTTAGAGTAAAGGTCGGTAGAGAATTAACGCTACTCGGACAGGCATTCGACGGCTCTTTAGCCGCAACTGTTGTCGATATAGTTGGAATCTTTGAAACCGGTTCTGCTGATATAGATCGCAATATGGCTAGCATTCCACTAAACTTCTTTTCGGAGACATATTCCATGGAGAATAGGGCCCATAGCATTGTGGTTTTAGGCGCGTCCCTGGATGGCATTCCCTTTATGCAAGCCGCAATACAAAACTCGCTCCGGTCGCTTTCGTTTAATAGCCATAACGAGCTAGTGGCGCTTCGTTGGGACGAACTACTGCCTGGCTTAAAGCAGGCTGCGCAGCTAGACATTGCATCTGGGTGGTTATTTTACTCCACGCTAGTGTTAGTCGTTGCGTTTGCCGTGCTCAATACGTTTCTAATGTCGACAATTGAGCGCACTCATGAATTCGGAGTTATGCTCGCTATTGGAGCTAATAGGGGAATCCTTGGCGCATTAATTATTGTCGAATGTGTTTTGCTTAGCATAGTGGCACTGGCAATAGGCGTAACTCTAGGAGCTCTAATTCTTTGGTATTATAAAGTGTTTGGTTTTAGCATACCTGGGAGCGAGGAAATTATGAAACAGTGGAATTTACCAACAGTGATTAGACCACAGCTAAGTGTCGACGCATTGACTTTAGGCCCTGGACTAATTCTGCTAAGTTCTCTCCTAGCTGCGCTTTTTCCCGCATGGCATGTCCAAAGAATTCCTCTCATGGATGCGCTAAGGCGTTAGATAACGTTACCAATTGAGGTGAGGAAACGCTTGCTCGTTAAATTAGCCCTGAGAAATTTGTTTAGGAATCCCAGGCGCACGGTGCTCACGATACTGTCCATAGCGGCTGCCATGTGGTCGATGCTCGCGTTTGCAGCTATGGCTAGAGGCGTAGTGGATCAAATCATGGAGGATGCCATCGCTAACTTAACTGGACACATACAGGTTCACGCTAAAAATTATGTAGATGATCCGAACATAGATAACAGCATGCCGCCGACAGAAAGCTCTTTGCTGAACGTTCTAAACGACTCTAGAGTAAAGTCATGGGCGCCGCGC
This sequence is a window from Deltaproteobacteria bacterium. Protein-coding genes within it:
- a CDS encoding phosphatidylglycerophosphatase A; its protein translation is MFNKGELGYWKKTLCNFFASGFYSGYIPFAPGTWGTVVGLILAIFAHTLCPGFWQSAYAAFFVAVFIAFSILVSDRACQYQLYLNENKAKDPKQVVIDEIAGYFVAILFVEVSTAIFIAAFLLFRLFDIGKPPPIRQLERLGGGLGITLDDVVAGIFTNIAIRIIVYGFL
- a CDS encoding outer membrane lipoprotein-sorting protein is translated as MKKTLALLIGFYFAIALPDVSNAAPALDGDKLVKAAVDYWRDRSSYSESKMTIHRPRWEREMSVKVWTEGDDNALVRFTAPAKDAGNASLTRGNQMWLFTPNINKIVRVPPSMMHQSWMGSDFSYNDLAKADDIIEHYDHKIVATTRLDDKIVYTVESHPHESAPVVWGKEILLIREDFIILEHAFYDQDGRLTKKLRAAEIKPLDGKLYATVIVMEQIEKADTWTRIETSTARFGVEIPDVFFTLSNLRHPRQ
- a CDS encoding ABC transporter permease, with amino-acid sequence MLTIIKMAWRNIWRNPRRTLLTILGMVVAATTLVFFVGLQLSSWTAAINAAVSIYHGHLQIQARGYLESPSMELTIENPNDVSSIVRTIPNIVATSVRAHGFALVSSAKRSYGVQLNGVEATREPVLSTIPKQIVSGRYLQEGDYNTIVIGAVLARNLRVKVGRELTLLGQAFDGSLAATVVDIVGIFETGSADIDRNMASIPLNFFSETYSMENRAHSIVVLGASLDGIPFMQAAIQNSLRSLSFNSHNELVALRWDELLPGLKQAAQLDIASGWLFYSTLVLVVAFAVLNTFLMSTIERTHEFGVMLAIGANRGILGALIIVECVLLSIVALAIGVTLGALILWYYKVFGFSIPGSEEIMKQWNLPTVIRPQLSVDALTLGPGLILLSSLLAALFPAWHVQRIPLMDALRR